The Propionibacterium freudenreichii subsp. freudenreichii genome contains a region encoding:
- the tnpC gene encoding IS66 family transposase, which translates to MPRSRKPTYDELVGLVAAQAAQIAELERQLGSTSRNSSKPPSADGLAKPAPKSLRRPSERHPGGQPGHPGAALRQVDHPDHIVTHAPDRCPACGGVLDECCDVGVVARQVVDLPQVRAVVTEHQILTRRCACGHLTAGTAPAGVAAPVSYGPAARAAMVYLAAGQYIPIRRVAVTMADLLGMPVSTGAVAAAVEQAGGEPLDAFTGQVAGRIAASPVVHADETGLRVAGKLHWVHSASTGQYSHISVHRRRGRAGMDAAGILPGCTGVLVHDAWAPYDTYEHVDHQLCCAHLIRELVAVADHHDAHDPPGAFCWARQVLDALLPLIRDPHAAAGQADPGLLEAGRRLIVDAARLGADSGVPGKVGAKHRALARRISARIDDYLRFATTPGLAPDNNAAEREIRMVKVHQKVSGCHRTLTGAEGFLRLRSYLSTATKQACNTYQVLVDLFNGQAWTPATT; encoded by the coding sequence ATGCCGCGGTCGCGTAAACCCACCTATGACGAGCTGGTCGGGCTGGTGGCCGCCCAGGCGGCCCAGATCGCTGAGTTGGAACGCCAACTCGGGTCGACCTCGCGCAACTCGTCGAAGCCACCCTCGGCAGACGGGTTGGCCAAGCCGGCCCCGAAATCCTTGCGGCGCCCCTCAGAACGGCACCCGGGCGGCCAGCCCGGCCATCCGGGTGCGGCCCTGCGCCAGGTCGATCATCCCGATCACATCGTGACCCACGCCCCGGACCGGTGCCCGGCCTGCGGCGGGGTCCTGGACGAGTGCTGCGACGTGGGTGTGGTGGCCCGGCAGGTGGTCGACCTGCCCCAGGTGCGCGCGGTGGTGACCGAGCACCAGATCCTCACCCGCCGGTGCGCCTGCGGGCACCTGACGGCGGGGACGGCTCCGGCCGGGGTGGCCGCGCCGGTCTCCTACGGGCCGGCGGCCCGTGCGGCGATGGTCTACCTGGCCGCCGGCCAGTACATACCGATCAGGCGGGTCGCGGTGACCATGGCCGACCTGCTGGGGATGCCCGTGTCGACCGGGGCGGTGGCCGCCGCCGTCGAACAGGCGGGCGGTGAGCCCCTGGACGCCTTCACCGGCCAGGTGGCGGGCCGGATCGCCGCATCCCCTGTCGTCCACGCCGATGAGACCGGGCTGCGGGTCGCTGGGAAGCTGCACTGGGTCCACTCGGCCTCCACCGGTCAGTACTCGCATATCAGTGTGCACCGGCGGCGGGGCCGGGCGGGGATGGATGCCGCCGGCATCCTGCCCGGCTGCACCGGTGTGCTGGTCCATGACGCGTGGGCCCCCTACGACACCTACGAGCACGTGGACCACCAACTGTGCTGCGCCCACCTGATCCGCGAACTGGTCGCGGTGGCCGACCACCACGACGCCCACGACCCGCCCGGGGCGTTCTGCTGGGCCCGCCAGGTCCTCGACGCCCTCCTGCCGCTGATCCGCGATCCCCACGCCGCCGCAGGACAGGCCGACCCCGGACTGCTGGAGGCCGGGCGGCGTCTCATCGTCGACGCAGCACGACTGGGTGCGGATTCGGGAGTGCCCGGGAAGGTCGGGGCGAAGCACCGCGCCCTGGCCCGGCGGATCAGTGCCCGGATCGACGACTACCTGCGCTTCGCCACCACACCGGGCCTGGCACCCGACAACAACGCCGCTGAACGCGAGATCCGCATGGTCAAGGTGCATCAGAAGGTCTCGGGATGCCACCGCACTCTGACCGGCGCCGAGGGCTTCCTCCGGCTGCGCTCCTACCTGTCCACCGCCACCAAGCAGGCCTGCAACACCTACCAGGTCCTCGTCGACCTGTTCAACGGACAGGCCTGGACCCCAGCCACCACCTGA
- a CDS encoding HAD family hydrolase: MSTQDLPWKLVLFDLDGTLINSIDLVVAAWQHAFADVLGKQLDRETVLPWIGLPLTDTIAEQGGDKAEALRASYDQFMQANHDDMVTAFAGLPELLDDLAVYNVGTAVVTAKGRELAERGLRVAGYPETLHVAAAMEDTREHKPNPAPLLAALAHEGAHASDAVYVGDAIYDLQAAEAAGIPAIGVTWGAGKRDALHQQRALAFADAPDELRAQLLG, encoded by the coding sequence ATGAGCACCCAAGATCTCCCCTGGAAACTGGTCCTCTTCGACCTGGACGGCACCCTCATCAACTCGATCGACCTGGTGGTGGCGGCGTGGCAGCACGCCTTTGCCGACGTGCTGGGCAAGCAGCTCGACCGCGAGACGGTGCTCCCGTGGATCGGCCTGCCGCTCACCGACACCATCGCCGAGCAGGGCGGCGACAAGGCCGAGGCGCTGCGCGCGTCCTACGACCAGTTCATGCAGGCCAACCACGATGACATGGTGACCGCCTTCGCCGGGCTGCCCGAACTGCTCGACGACCTCGCGGTGTACAACGTCGGGACCGCCGTGGTCACCGCCAAGGGACGCGAGCTGGCCGAACGTGGACTGCGCGTGGCCGGCTACCCCGAGACGCTGCACGTGGCGGCCGCCATGGAGGACACCCGCGAACACAAGCCCAATCCGGCACCGCTGCTCGCCGCGCTGGCCCACGAAGGCGCCCATGCCTCCGACGCCGTGTACGTCGGCGACGCCATCTACGACCTGCAGGCCGCCGAGGCCGCCGGCATTCCGGCGATCGGCGTCACCTGGGGCGCCGGCAAGCGCGACGCCCTGCACCAGCAACGGGCCCTGGCATTTGCCGATGCCCCCGACGAACTGCGCGCCCAACTGCTTGGCTGA
- a CDS encoding D-2-hydroxyacid dehydrogenase, producing MADHLTVAVATPLSEELCLLIEAREPRCELIRDQSLLPPMRYPGDHAGDPGFRRTARQEEAFRAMLTHADASYGIPGESPQLLAWTAEHNPGLRWVHTTAAGGGAQVRQAGLSREQLDRITFTTSAGVHAAPLAEFAVFGVLAGAKLLPRLTAQKHDRTWGGAFLMRQLSQMTVLVAGMGHIGNRCIDDFHALGARVIAYNRSVHDNPNVSAVYTTGQLGEAVEQADAIVVTLPGTERTNKLLSAEILQQVRPGTILVNVGRGTVIDQAAMVNALADGRLAFAALDVVADEPLPTDSPLWGLPNVIISPHTAGLDAHEDRSIAELFARSATLILDGREPLNRVNTVEFY from the coding sequence ATGGCTGACCACCTGACAGTTGCCGTCGCCACGCCGCTGAGCGAGGAACTGTGCCTACTCATCGAAGCGCGGGAACCACGCTGCGAGCTCATCCGTGACCAGTCGCTGCTGCCGCCGATGCGCTATCCCGGCGACCACGCCGGAGATCCCGGGTTCCGGCGCACCGCGCGTCAGGAGGAGGCCTTCCGGGCCATGCTGACCCATGCCGACGCCAGCTATGGCATCCCCGGCGAGAGCCCCCAGCTGCTGGCGTGGACGGCCGAGCACAACCCGGGCCTGCGCTGGGTGCACACCACCGCCGCCGGCGGGGGAGCCCAGGTGCGCCAGGCCGGGCTGAGCCGCGAGCAGCTCGACCGGATCACCTTCACGACCTCGGCGGGCGTCCATGCCGCACCGCTCGCGGAGTTCGCGGTCTTCGGGGTGCTGGCCGGCGCGAAGCTGCTGCCCCGGCTGACCGCCCAGAAGCACGACCGCACCTGGGGTGGGGCCTTCCTGATGCGCCAGTTGTCGCAGATGACCGTGCTCGTGGCGGGCATGGGCCACATCGGGAATCGCTGCATCGACGACTTCCATGCGCTCGGCGCGCGGGTGATCGCCTACAACCGTTCCGTGCACGACAACCCGAATGTGTCCGCCGTGTACACCACCGGACAGCTGGGTGAGGCCGTCGAGCAGGCGGACGCGATCGTCGTCACCCTGCCGGGCACCGAACGCACCAACAAGCTGCTGTCCGCCGAGATCCTGCAGCAGGTGCGGCCGGGCACCATCCTGGTCAACGTGGGACGGGGCACCGTGATCGACCAGGCCGCGATGGTCAACGCCCTGGCGGACGGCCGGCTCGCCTTCGCCGCGCTCGACGTGGTGGCCGACGAGCCGCTGCCCACCGACAGCCCGCTGTGGGGATTGCCGAATGTGATCATCAGTCCCCACACCGCCGGCCTGGACGCCCACGAGGACCGCTCCATCGCCGAACTGTTCGCCCGCAGCGCCACCCTCATCCTCGATGGCCGCGAGCCCCTCAACCGGGTGAACACGGTCGAGTTCTACTGA
- a CDS encoding SDR family oxidoreductase: MTSLFGVSGRRAIVTGGDSGLGHGQAEALLEAGAQVVIMARTRSKVDAALAGWARRGLEGHGVVADLSDAASRGRGFDEAVATLGGLDVLVNTAGMITRHRAEDYPLDEYRAVLAVNAEAPFGLSQRAARIFIAQGHGKIINMASMLSFSGGANVPAYAASKGAIAQLTKACANEWAAHGINVNAIAPGYMATDLNTSLQGEDNPRYREITARIPAGRWGNADDLKGITVFLASGASDYLNGAVIPVDGGYLGR; encoded by the coding sequence GTGACATCACTGTTCGGGGTGAGCGGTCGCCGGGCGATCGTCACCGGCGGTGATTCCGGACTGGGGCACGGCCAGGCCGAGGCGCTGCTCGAGGCCGGCGCGCAGGTGGTGATCATGGCCCGCACCCGCTCGAAGGTCGACGCCGCCCTGGCCGGGTGGGCACGCCGGGGGCTGGAGGGCCACGGCGTGGTGGCCGACCTGTCCGATGCGGCATCACGGGGCCGGGGCTTCGACGAGGCCGTCGCCACGCTGGGTGGTCTCGACGTGCTGGTCAATACCGCCGGCATGATCACCCGCCACCGGGCCGAGGACTATCCCCTCGACGAATACCGGGCGGTGCTGGCCGTGAACGCCGAGGCGCCCTTCGGGCTGAGCCAGCGGGCCGCGCGGATCTTCATCGCGCAGGGGCACGGCAAGATCATCAATATGGCTTCGATGTTGTCGTTCTCGGGCGGCGCCAATGTGCCGGCCTATGCCGCGTCGAAGGGCGCGATCGCCCAGCTCACGAAGGCGTGCGCGAACGAATGGGCGGCGCACGGCATCAACGTCAATGCGATCGCGCCCGGATATATGGCCACCGACCTGAACACGTCATTGCAGGGCGAGGACAATCCCCGCTACCGGGAGATCACGGCCCGCATTCCCGCAGGACGCTGGGGCAATGCCGACGACCTCAAGGGCATCACGGTGTTCCTGGCCTCCGGCGCCTCGGACTATCTCAATGGGGCGGTCATCCCGGTGGACGGCGGCTACCTGGGACGCTGA
- a CDS encoding acetyl-CoA hydrolase/transferase family protein: MNERISNEKLRGKIMTADEAAALIPNGAQIGFGGFTGSGYPKELPQALANRIKAAHERGEEFTVNAFTGASTAPELDGALAGVDGMHYRMPYQSDPTLRKKINDGTTLYTDIHLSHSAQLVAEGFMGKLDFAVVEAVRITEDGNIVPTSSVGNNKTYLDMAEKIIIEVNSWQSPDLEGMHDIWNGYLTPPNRPIIPINNVGDRIGDTFLTIDSDKVVAVIETTDRDRNSPFKPIDDDSRAIAGYLLDFYANEVKHGRLPKNLLPLQSGVGNIPNAVLDGLLHSDLENLTSYTEVIQDGMVDLIDAGKLAVASATAFSLSPDYAHNMNENAKNYRKSIVLRPQEISNHPEVIRRLGVLSCNGMIEADIYGNVNSTHVMGTRMMNGIGGSGDFTRNAYISAFVSPSTAKDGAISAIVPMVSHVDHTEHDVMVIITEQGIADLRGLAPRLRAQKIIDNCVHPDFRAQLQEYFDHSLVTSKAKHTPHDLRHSYDWHLNFIENGTMKLSHYR; the protein is encoded by the coding sequence ATGAACGAACGCATCTCCAACGAGAAGTTGCGCGGAAAGATCATGACCGCCGATGAGGCCGCAGCCCTTATCCCCAATGGAGCCCAGATCGGCTTCGGCGGTTTCACCGGCTCGGGTTACCCGAAGGAACTGCCCCAGGCCCTGGCCAACAGGATCAAGGCAGCCCACGAGCGCGGCGAGGAATTCACCGTCAACGCGTTCACCGGTGCGTCCACCGCTCCCGAGCTCGATGGTGCCCTGGCCGGCGTCGATGGCATGCACTACCGCATGCCGTACCAGTCGGATCCGACGCTGCGCAAGAAGATCAACGACGGCACCACGCTGTACACCGACATCCACCTGTCGCACTCGGCCCAGCTGGTGGCCGAGGGCTTCATGGGCAAGCTCGACTTCGCCGTGGTCGAGGCCGTGCGCATCACCGAGGACGGGAACATCGTTCCCACCTCGTCGGTGGGCAACAACAAGACCTACCTCGACATGGCCGAGAAGATCATCATCGAGGTGAACTCCTGGCAGTCGCCCGACCTCGAGGGAATGCACGATATCTGGAATGGATATCTGACTCCCCCGAACCGTCCGATCATCCCGATCAACAATGTGGGCGACCGCATCGGCGACACCTTCCTGACCATCGATTCCGACAAGGTCGTGGCGGTCATCGAGACCACCGACCGTGACCGCAACTCGCCGTTCAAGCCGATTGACGACGATTCGCGCGCCATTGCCGGCTACCTGCTCGACTTCTATGCCAACGAGGTCAAGCACGGCCGCCTGCCGAAGAACCTGCTGCCGCTGCAGTCCGGCGTGGGCAATATCCCCAACGCCGTGCTCGACGGCCTGCTGCATTCCGACCTCGAGAACCTCACCAGCTACACCGAGGTGATCCAGGACGGCATGGTCGACCTGATCGACGCCGGCAAGCTGGCCGTCGCCTCGGCAACGGCCTTCTCGCTGAGCCCCGATTACGCGCACAACATGAATGAGAACGCGAAGAACTACCGCAAGTCGATCGTTCTTCGTCCCCAGGAGATCTCGAACCATCCTGAGGTCATCCGTCGCCTGGGCGTGCTGTCGTGCAATGGCATGATCGAGGCCGACATCTACGGCAATGTGAACTCCACCCACGTGATGGGCACCCGCATGATGAACGGCATCGGTGGTTCCGGTGACTTCACGCGCAACGCCTACATCTCGGCATTCGTGTCGCCGTCGACCGCCAAGGACGGCGCCATCTCGGCGATCGTGCCGATGGTGAGCCACGTCGACCACACCGAGCATGACGTGATGGTGATCATCACCGAGCAGGGCATCGCCGACCTCCGTGGCCTGGCACCGCGCCTGCGCGCCCAGAAGATCATCGACAATTGCGTGCATCCCGATTTCCGTGCGCAGCTGCAGGAGTACTTCGACCACTCGCTGGTGACGTCGAAGGCCAAGCACACGCCGCACGACCTGCGCCATTCCTACGATTGGCACCTGAACTTCATCGAGAACGGCACGATGAAGCTTTCGCACTACCGTTGA
- a CDS encoding DUF1015 family protein gives MPRFEPFAALRYAPSADLDKVIAPPYDVLSDADIDELEARDPHNIAWVDDPRGGDDRYVKAAALLRQWISEGVMVYDDQPSFTIYRMAFTDATGAHRVISGVLGGLEVVDEGAGGVLPHERTTKKAVTDRLDLTRATSTNGSPVWGLSLAHGLTDALAAPGEPVGEITVDGVRHSVERVVDPGRVAKIQEILAADDVLIADGHHRYSISRTYRDEVRKATGRTDTPAEQTLAFVNELVEHQLAIEAIHRLVDGISWDDLNKALSRYFDIDPIDEELTPATLSEMVAQARLVLLKPDGTASWLIPHEGAFDDMRALDGAWLEKALGDTDAQVTYQHGLDEMRTMVADHAAGILIRPTSLTEIMRTAREGLLMPPKSTFFIPKLRTGFVLRPTASVSD, from the coding sequence ATGCCACGCTTCGAGCCTTTTGCTGCCCTTCGCTATGCCCCGTCGGCCGACCTCGACAAGGTGATCGCGCCGCCCTATGACGTGCTCAGCGACGCCGACATCGACGAGTTGGAGGCACGCGACCCGCACAACATCGCCTGGGTTGACGATCCCCGCGGCGGCGACGACCGCTATGTGAAGGCCGCCGCCCTGCTGCGCCAATGGATCTCCGAGGGCGTCATGGTCTACGACGACCAGCCCAGCTTCACCATCTATCGCATGGCCTTCACCGACGCCACCGGCGCCCATCGGGTGATCTCCGGGGTGCTCGGCGGCCTCGAGGTGGTCGATGAGGGCGCCGGCGGCGTGCTGCCCCATGAGCGCACCACGAAGAAGGCGGTCACCGATCGCCTCGACCTCACCCGCGCCACCTCCACGAACGGCTCGCCGGTGTGGGGACTGTCGCTGGCCCACGGCCTGACCGACGCCCTGGCCGCGCCGGGTGAGCCGGTGGGCGAGATCACCGTCGACGGCGTGCGCCACAGCGTCGAGCGCGTGGTCGACCCGGGCCGCGTCGCCAAGATCCAGGAGATCCTGGCCGCCGACGATGTGCTCATCGCCGACGGACACCACCGCTACTCCATCTCGCGCACCTACCGCGACGAGGTGCGCAAGGCCACCGGCCGCACCGACACCCCCGCCGAGCAGACGCTGGCGTTCGTCAACGAGCTCGTGGAGCACCAGCTGGCCATCGAGGCGATCCACCGCCTGGTCGACGGCATCAGCTGGGACGACCTCAACAAAGCGCTGTCACGCTATTTCGACATCGACCCGATCGACGAGGAACTGACGCCGGCCACGCTGTCCGAGATGGTCGCGCAGGCACGCCTGGTGCTGTTGAAGCCCGACGGCACCGCCTCCTGGCTGATCCCCCACGAGGGGGCCTTCGACGACATGCGCGCACTCGACGGGGCCTGGCTCGAGAAGGCGCTGGGCGACACCGATGCCCAGGTGACCTACCAGCACGGGCTGGACGAGATGCGCACGATGGTGGCCGACCATGCCGCCGGCATCCTGATCCGTCCCACCAGCCTCACCGAGATCATGCGCACGGCCCGCGAGGGCCTGTTGATGCCGCCGAAGTCGACCTTCTTCATTCCGAAGTTGCGCACCGGCTTCGTGCTGCGTCCCACCGCATCGGTGAGCGATTAA
- a CDS encoding LssY C-terminal domain-containing protein: MTIQAETTEPGGWSKRWARWRSYGLVENLFFVAAAAFSLMLAVVVLRKGVSRPADVLFLIAFYLVLAYLALPRFHRILTALYVPDYYIGRTRTGDGLLGDPVNLALLGDGVQIRQAMEDAGWVEADPVNLNSALRIIAGSVMRRSYPTAPVSPLFLFGRQQDMAFQQEVDGSPSKRHHVRFWRCPPGWLLPGGARVDWLAAGTFDRAVGLSLFTLQVTHKIEPNIDVERDHIVATLEHAVPQTKVNVLENFSTGYHTRNGGGDTLRTDGALPVIDLSAVPVHAEAPHEEQHQMLSDVGKRPVSLILAFLLILIGIGITFSEVAVDAFHDVAGQVAASGGTRTEVIVANVVALVVLTGLQVVLSTLVFKGFNWARVLLLAVTSVTLVTRLAGAIVRVPGSMDIVQMSVDVLIVYALTSLSARTWTHDRRTLRRELRRKRRDAKALGA; this comes from the coding sequence GTGACGATCCAGGCGGAAACCACCGAGCCGGGTGGCTGGAGCAAGCGTTGGGCACGCTGGCGTTCCTACGGCCTGGTCGAGAACCTCTTCTTCGTGGCCGCGGCGGCCTTCTCACTCATGCTGGCCGTGGTGGTGCTGCGCAAGGGCGTCAGCAGGCCGGCCGATGTGCTGTTCCTCATCGCCTTCTACCTGGTGCTCGCCTACCTGGCGCTGCCCAGGTTCCACCGCATCCTCACCGCGCTCTACGTGCCCGACTACTACATCGGCCGCACCCGCACCGGCGACGGACTGCTGGGCGACCCGGTGAACCTGGCGCTGCTGGGCGACGGCGTGCAGATCCGGCAGGCCATGGAGGACGCCGGATGGGTCGAGGCCGACCCGGTCAACCTGAACTCGGCCCTGCGCATCATCGCCGGCTCGGTGATGCGCCGCAGCTATCCCACGGCGCCGGTGAGCCCCCTGTTCCTGTTCGGACGCCAGCAGGACATGGCCTTCCAGCAGGAGGTCGACGGGTCGCCGTCCAAGCGTCACCACGTGCGCTTCTGGCGCTGCCCGCCCGGCTGGCTGCTGCCCGGTGGCGCACGCGTCGACTGGCTGGCGGCCGGCACCTTCGACCGCGCGGTGGGCCTGTCGCTGTTCACCCTGCAGGTGACCCACAAGATCGAGCCGAACATCGACGTCGAGCGCGACCACATCGTCGCGACGCTTGAGCACGCCGTGCCGCAGACGAAGGTGAACGTGCTCGAGAACTTCTCCACCGGCTACCACACCCGCAACGGTGGCGGTGACACGCTGCGCACCGACGGGGCGCTCCCGGTGATCGACCTCAGCGCGGTGCCGGTGCATGCCGAGGCCCCCCACGAGGAACAGCACCAGATGCTGTCCGACGTCGGCAAGCGGCCGGTCTCGTTGATCCTGGCGTTCCTGCTGATCCTGATCGGCATCGGCATCACCTTCTCCGAGGTGGCCGTCGATGCCTTCCACGACGTGGCCGGGCAGGTCGCCGCATCGGGGGGCACGCGCACCGAGGTGATCGTCGCCAATGTGGTGGCGTTGGTGGTCCTCACGGGGCTGCAGGTGGTGTTGAGCACCCTGGTGTTCAAGGGATTCAATTGGGCGCGCGTGCTGCTGTTGGCCGTCACCAGCGTGACGCTCGTGACGCGCCTGGCGGGCGCCATCGTGCGCGTCCCCGGATCGATGGACATCGTCCAGATGTCGGTTGATGTGTTGATCGTGTACGCACTCACCTCGCTGAGTGCGCGCACCTGGACACATGACCGACGCACCCTGCGCAGGGAGCTTCGTCGCAAGCGACGCGACGCGAAGGCCCTGGGCGCCTAA
- a CDS encoding cysteine hydrolase family protein produces the protein MRSTSVADAVGGVSQVTNDRAFDRMIQAGAHPTTALALGCELMRNWARPGTDDFRRIFNWYFHQQRSLGLLDAKILPSVGR, from the coding sequence ATGAGATCTACCTCCGTGGCCGACGCCGTGGGCGGTGTCAGCCAGGTGACCAACGACCGCGCCTTCGACCGGATGATCCAGGCCGGCGCGCACCCGACCACCGCCCTGGCCCTCGGCTGCGAACTGATGCGCAACTGGGCGCGCCCCGGCACCGACGACTTCCGCCGCATCTTCAACTGGTACTTCCACCAGCAGCGCAGCCTTGGCCTGCTCGACGCCAAGATCCTGCCCTCGGTCGGACGCTGA